Genomic segment of Staphylococcus muscae:
ATAACTTCTGAAGGTCTAATGCCTTTTGCTTTTTAGCTTCTCCTGTCAATGCAGATGGCCCTTTTTCACGAAACTGAAACATCGTAATACCTGCTTTTAAAGCATCTTCAAGGATATGATCAAGACTGCCTTTTTTTACATCCTGTGTACCTGCAATAAAATAAACTTTTAATTGCTTACGATCAAATGTCATCATTCTTCACTTCTCTCTTCTTTATCTCTTGTTGAAAAGCGACTGTCGCAGTTTGACTCAATGCATCTAAAAAAGCAACTGCAAATGTCCCTGGCAAATCAGCACCAGCTTTTACTTCTGCACGTTCCGCCGAAATTGTATAGTATGACACTGCTTCCGCCAACTTCTCCAATGAAGGATGTGTATCTTTCAATAAAAAGCTGGCAACAACCGCACCTAGTAAACAGCCTGTACCAGTGACTTTTGCTAATAACGGCGTCCCATTACCTAAAGCAATTGCTCGGCCATCTTGTATGATCACATCCGTTTCACCAGTCATAACGATAGCTGCATTGTATTTAAGTTGTGCTTGTTTAGCTGCTTCAATAGGCAGTTGATCAAGCGTGCTGTCCGTCCCTTTCATTGTGGTTGATTCATCCACAAGTGCTAAAATTTCAGAAGCATTTCCTTTGATGACTGTTACTTGAACCTCTTCTAAAAAACGTCTGCAAAAATTTCTTCTGAATTGGGAAGCACCCACTGCCACAGGATCAAAAACAATTGGTACACCTTGGCGATTTGCTTCTTTTGCAATACTCAACATATCTTCACCACTTTGTTGTGTGAGTGTACCGATATTGATGAGTAACGCTTGTGCAACTTTAAAAAAGTCTACCGCTTCTTCAGGGGCTTCACTCATAGCCGGGCTCGCACCTAAACTGAGCAAGCCATTTGCAGTAAAGTTTTTAACAACGTCATTGGTATAACATATAACAAGCGGACTTTCTTTGCGTACTGCTGATAAATAATCGCTCATTAGTCCCATCCCTTCTGTGATTGATAAGCAAAATGATTGACCGGACCTCTGCCCCGTCCTATTTCCGGTGTATATTTAATAGCTAAAGCAATAAACGCTTTTGCCTTCGCAACTGCATCATAGACGGAACGCCCTTTCGCTAACTCTGCAGTAATAACTGCTGAGAATGTACAACCTGTCCCATGTGTGTGTTCAGTTGGATAACGTTCGCCTTCAAAAACAAAATGCCCCTCTCTTGTAAAAAGATGATCTGTTGCATCACCTTCTAAATGGCCACCTTTAATGACAACACCTTTAGACCCTACCTCATTGATAAAGAAGTCGCCTGCTCGATGAATCTGATCCATTGTTTCCAATTGAAAACCTGTAATTTCTTCAGCTTCTGGAATATTAGGTGTTGCAACATCTGCATACGGTAGCAATGTAGTTTTTAATTGCTTTCGAACTTGCTCTGCCATTAGTGAATCACCACTTTTAGCAACCATGACTGGATCAATAACATATGGAATATCAAAGTCCTTTAAATAGCGTTCGATAATAATCATCATGTCAGGTGTTGGAATCATCCCTGTTTTCAATGCATGTGGTGGTTCATCGTTAAATACACTTGCGAGTTGTTCTTCTAACCATGCAGGTTCAAGGTTATGTATATGCTGCACACCTAAGGAATTTTGCGCCACAATACTCGTGATGGCACTCATTCCATATACACCACATGCATGAAATGACTTTAGATCTGCCATTGCACCCGCTCCACCAGATGGATCTGTCCCTGCAATAGTCAATGCGATTTTAGGTTTCTGAATCATTTGATTACCTCCATGTCTCACTTTATACATATAGACTACATAGAGGTAACTCGGATGATTCGTTCTCACCCTGATACATCATTTCATCTACTTCCCTACGTTGGCATCATCCAAATCAGGTTCAAAGGGTTTGAATTTCCATTCATCTCAGCGAGTTAGCGCCCCTAGTAGTCATCAATGTTTAATTTACTTAAATTTAGCAAACTCAAAGTCTTTTTTCAAATGAATACCCTATCAGCACTGTCATGAATGAAAGATTATAGTATGTATTAGACGGGTCCACGCCTTACGCATTGTGCAACCCGCCTATAAAATATTAAGAAAACGTACGATTTAAAAACTGACAAAAGTCATTAGGGTTAGGGAATTAAATAAAGAAAGGAAGTAGTATATAAATAGAGAGTATGTGGTGGATACATTTTGTTAGGGTATGGGTAATAAATAGCTAAACAAGTGTGGGATCGTTGGATTCAATAAGGGGTGGGATTTCTAAAATTTCAACAGACTCAACGACAATCTCTGTTGAAAAACGTTTTTCATCGTTAAACTGATAACGACGTGTTGTGAGTTAACCTTCAATAGATAGCAGATCTCCTTGATTCACTTCTTGATCAATTTGTATCGCAACAGGGCCAAATGCTTTACAATTTAAATAATCAAAGATGGGGTGGTTATCCTTCCCTTTGTAATTGCGTTCAACTGCAAGAAAAAAGGTCACAAAATAACTTCCTGGCTTTTCATAATACTTAGGTACTTTTGAGACAGTGCCGATTGCTTTAATTTGATTAATACTTATCACCTCCTGAAAGTATGATAGTATAGAAGTACTTCAAAATGCAATTTGAGTTCTATCAAATATTGACCATATAAAGTGCTTACTATTTAAACAATTTCAATCTAATAACGAATAAGTTGATTATTTGAGTTATAATAAAAGTGATATATTCAAAAAACGTAGAATTTAAAAAAATAAGGGGATGGTGGCAACATGAAGACATTCAAAGCCGTACGCTTTCAAATTGTATCCGATAACAGTAGTGTGACTGAGTACGAACTGATTGATGGGGTCATTATTAATAAAGAAGATCGGGGAACGGGATGGCTGCTTGAAATTGTTATTTCAGATATTCATAAAGAACAGAT
This window contains:
- the thiM gene encoding hydroxyethylthiazole kinase — protein: MSDYLSAVRKESPLVICYTNDVVKNFTANGLLSLGASPAMSEAPEEAVDFFKVAQALLINIGTLTQQSGEDMLSIAKEANRQGVPIVFDPVAVGASQFRRNFCRRFLEEVQVTVIKGNASEILALVDESTTMKGTDSTLDQLPIEAAKQAQLKYNAAIVMTGETDVIIQDGRAIALGNGTPLLAKVTGTGCLLGAVVASFLLKDTHPSLEKLAEAVSYYTISAERAEVKAGADLPGTFAVAFLDALSQTATVAFQQEIKKREVKNDDI
- the thiD gene encoding bifunctional hydroxymethylpyrimidine kinase/phosphomethylpyrimidine kinase, translating into MQKPKIALTIAGTDPSGGAGAMADLKSFHACGVYGMSAITSIVAQNSLGVQHIHNLEPAWLEEQLASVFNDEPPHALKTGMIPTPDMMIIIERYLKDFDIPYVIDPVMVAKSGDSLMAEQVRKQLKTTLLPYADVATPNIPEAEEITGFQLETMDQIHRAGDFFINEVGSKGVVIKGGHLEGDATDHLFTREGHFVFEGERYPTEHTHGTGCTFSAVITAELAKGRSVYDAVAKAKAFIALAIKYTPEIGRGRGPVNHFAYQSQKGWD
- a CDS encoding single-stranded DNA-binding protein yields the protein MISINQIKAIGTVSKVPKYYEKPGSYFVTFFLAVERNYKGKDNHPIFDYLNCKAFGPVAIQIDQEVNQGDLLSIEG